A segment of the uncultured Desulfobulbus sp. genome:
TGGACGAAATTCGTCAGATTACCGCCGAACACTGGGATAAGGGACGCTCGGCGATCTCAAAAATACTCTGCCAGCGGTGGCAATGGCGACAACCTAATGGCCAGTTGAAGGACATGGCCTGTCGGAGCCTCCTGCTCACCCTGGAGAAAAAAGGCGAACTCACCCTGCCGCCTCGGATGCAGGAGACCTATCGTTTTCCGCGGCGGGCAGATCGCCGTTCCTACACAATTGACACCACGGAAATGGCTGGTGCTGTTTCCGCGTTTGGCTCTTTGACAATCAAGATGGTTCGCCAAACTCCTGATGAAGGGATATGGGATTACCTGATTGACCGTTATCATTATCTGGGCTCGCCTTGGATTGTCGGCTCATCGCTGAAATATCTTGCCTACCTGGACGATCGGCTGGTGGCCTGTCTCGGTTGGGGCTCCGCCGCCTGGAAAGTGGCATCCCGCGATCAACTGATCGGCTGGAACCGTGAACAGCGGGAACGCAACCTGGCCAAAGTGGTCAACAATGTCCGCTTCCTCATCCTGCCTTGGGTTAACGTTCGCCATCTGGCCTCCAAGCTCCTGGCCCTGAACATCCGCCAGTTGGAGCGCGACTGGTT
Coding sequences within it:
- a CDS encoding Druantia anti-phage system protein DruA — its product is METTAPLYKIRGRHLNQNDLDEIRQITAEHWDKGRSAISKILCQRWQWRQPNGQLKDMACRSLLLTLEKKGELTLPPRMQETYRFPRRADRRSYTIDTTEMAGAVSAFGSLTIKMVRQTPDEGIWDYLIDRYHYLGSPWIVGSSLKYLAYLDDRLVACLGWGSAAWKVASRDQLIGWNREQRERNLAKVVNNVRFLILPWVNVRHLASKLLALNIRQLERDWFAFYREPICLLETFVETGRFRGTCYRAANWTKVGETTGRGKYDRYNQRSEPMKAVFLYPLHKKFREQLRG